The window gtttttgtcagtAAAACCCAAAGCCAAGAATGAATTGATCCCACAAACAATTATTGTCCGTCctgtttttccttccttccagtGCCGTGCTCTCCTCTTACTTTCTAAACGAGAGGCTGAACGTTCACGGCAAGATCGGTTGCTTGCTGTGCGTGCTGGGATCCACCGTGATGGTGATACACGCTCCGCAGGAAGAAGAGGTCGCGTCTCTCAGTGGCATGGCTGAGAAGCTCAGAGACCCAGGTGGGACCACGCCTTCATCATGGTCATGTGATTAACCAATGGCGTGTAAAGTCAATCCCAGATGAGGCTGGGGTGGATTCTCTCGGGGTACTAACTCACTCTTGAATGCACTCCCACTAGGTTTCATTGTGTTTGCTGTGTGCATTGTGGGAAGCAGCCTGGCGCTTGTCTTTGCCGTGGCTCCGAGGTTTGGACAGAAGAATGTGCTGGTCTACATCCTGatctgctctgtgattggctcccTGTCTGTGTCTTGTGTCAAGGGCCTGGGCATTGGCATTAAGGAGCTGATTGCTGGGACAGCAGTGCTGAAGGAACCCCTTTTCTGGTTGTTAGTCATCGCCCTGATAATGTGTGTCAGCATTCAGATCAGCTATCTGAACAAAGCCCTggacatctttaacacctctCTAGTCACGCCCATCTACTATGTCTTCTTCACCACCTCTGTCATGGTCTGCTCAGCCATCCTTTTCAAAGAATGGCTGCGTATGACCACTGATGGAGCAGTGGGAACCATTAGTGGGTTCCTCACCATCATCTTGGGCATCTTTCTCCTCCATGCTTTCAAGGACGTTACATTTAACAGGGATTCCCTCCCGCTCTACTTGAGGAAGGGTCCTCATGGCCTTCCGGGGGGGTCCCAGCCTTACGTGACTCTTCTTAGTCAGGACACACAAGCAGAGGACAAGATGAAGCTGCCTGGAGACGCAGGATCAAAGGGGTGTGGTGTACGCACCGGAGAGCTTCATAAGGAGGAACAGTAGTACTTCTAGAGAGCCCCTATTTTAATCCTGAAGCCCGAATGCACATGAGCTGACAGACTAGGGTACTAAAATCGAATGTTGTCATCTATTGCTTTCATATCACACTGGAATTTTTCATATTCCATTCTTTGTTCCTTCCGATTATCATCTTTTTTTGCTTTGGTTTTGAAAGACAAAATTATACTTGCTATCAGTGTTTCACATTGATGGGAAGAATTCATTCTAAACAAGCTTACGCTGGCAATTGGACCAAAGTACACCAAAAGGGTACATTTAGGACAATGTATAATTTTAAGGTTACATATTACACAATGTTATTTACATGTAATGTTGGTACTGACAAATGTGTACAGATTTAGTAACATGCAGGCTTCTCGTAACTTTAAATTCACACAAGACTGCTTTTGTTGAACTTATACTGTTTTATGCATCTCGCCTTCATTTGCTCTTCCCAATTTTTTTCGTTACTGCTGAAAATAACTTTCTTAGCCTTGCAATAATAACCTGAGCATATTGTAGTATACAAATACTTCAGAAGCAGTGTGACGGCAGATATTATATTTGAATGTGTGTCAATTGTTGAACCTACCTCTGTATTATGTACTGCACCAAagaatgctttgtttttttggagtATGAAGTGCTAATTAAATTACAATATGACTGTTGTCCGAAAGGCTGAGGTTTTTATTACATAGTCCTTAACCACTCTTCAGTCAGAACACGTTTAGTGCTCTTAATATACAGAAGTGTGCTCAGAAACCGCTCTGGAGCTCAACATCTCAGATGCATCCTTTCAAAGTCTGCACACTTGACACTTTAATTACAGGACTGACTTGAATTCCATGTCTTGATGAAGATTAACATGTTTCACAACACTCATCCCGCTACATGGAGAAACAAATTAAACTCCTGCAGATCTCTATCCATGGCGTTCATCTCAGGCACTTGTATCAAGAgtaacactttctttttttcccagctGAGGAGACACTTAAGCTGCATAAAGTCGGCAGCCTACTCACAGAGTAGGGGCTGTGTGGAAGCGTCTTGCCAGTCCATTCAATTTTTAATCTAACATGTTCTCAGAGAATGAGCCCTTGCTCTTTTGAGTCTGTTCCAGTCTGTTCAAAATAAACTGGCTGGTGTCAATAAATCGTTCCACACAGTTACTGAAGCAAGTTTCTGTCCTTGAATCCAGCTTCGGCCCGGGTTTATCCATGCATTTTTCCTGTAGACAGAGACAGACCCGTACAGGTGAGTTATCTATTAAAGCGtgatcaaaacaaaaataaggtTACAGTTGAATACGGTTTTTATTGGTCAAGAAAAAAGATCACACTCAAACTCAAATTAGAatttgtttagaaaaaaaatcccacggtggtggattttttttttttacatttatcaaGATTACATATTTATGCTGTTTAATCCTTGACTCAATTCGTGAGTCATTGTTTGAAGTGGTAGATTCACTTTCATATAGTTTTCCTGTGGAatgcaaaagaataaaaatattctTGTGTTAACAATATagttgttattttgtttatatGTGTATTAATCTTTACACCAAAAACACACGATGACAATGTTCTTAAATTAGATACTGTGATCAAATTTATTATTTCTACATGTTTCCCCATGCAGCAGTTACTGTGCTGTAAGGCAGAGGTAGGTtccaatattaaaatgttaattttacaAACATTTTTGCCACAGGAAAAAACCTGTCTGGAGATATGAAGACAATCAGAGATACAATAGTGAAATGGAAATAGATAAAGATAAGCTTGGCCAGGCGAAGTTACGTCAGTGATTCTATGCTAAGATAATAAAACACTAAAATCGGGAACTGTAACTTCAGAATGATGCTAAATAAGCTAGCCGTCAACCGTATGTTAACATTGCGTTGCTAGCTCCATGCTGATCTTAcccagcacacctccgtcattTGATGCACCAGCTGCTGGAATCGATGTTTTTGAGACTCCATCTCGATGAACTGCTGAAGCCGCGGGTCATCTGTCGCTCCCTGGCCGTCCATATCTTCAGATAATTAAGTCGTAAGGACAATATTGTTCAAATTCTGCAAACCTCAACCGTTTTTATTGACCTTCACGTGAACGTTTGGccgacaggaaacaggaagtaattCCACCAATAGGAAGCAGGAGGTATTCCAACCAATTACAGAGCACGTTCTTCTGACGTCATTGCGCATCAGACATTTCGTTAGCCTCGTAGCATAATCGTCCAACATCCATAGGCGTTGCCTAAAATTTAGGCAATGATGCTATTTGTCAAACTATAAGTAATTTAATTAATCCTATAAACGAAAAGTTAATTccaaaatcagtaaaaaaatatagtTTCAGAAAGAACAGTTCATATTTAATAGTGAGACTCGATAGATAGATAACTCTATCAGAGGTTTTTACCATTGTCCCATTTTCTTGCGATACTTGCTAAGAAAATATATAACATTCTGATCATTcaattgtttaattttattcaaCAAAACACGCAATACACATagaaaagaaattaagaaaGCATATCATTTCACCAAAACCCAACAGCTTtataaaaagctaaataaaatcCTTGTCCAAATTCAAACAAGACATGTAGTCCATCAAAATAGTACCAGTAATAGGATTCTAGTAAAGTATCTATAGGTTCGATCACAAAAATCAGTGattctattttttgtttgtgtctcaaACTTTTGCCAGGTTTCAGGAGAAATGCatgattgggaaaaaaaaaggctgaaacaAATTGACAGAAATTCATAGATTTATCCGTGTatgcatttcaaaatgtgatGATTTCTTCAATGGCACTTGCTTCCCTCTGTCACCCAGTTTCACTCAAATTTGTGAAGTAGTTAATGGATAGTTCACCTAAAATTTGAAAAGCCatatactgtattactgtagAAAATCTCAGTTTCCCAATTATGGAACAGCATCCCCCATGATAGGTTGACATACAGAATAATATGATTCCTTGTTCGTACAAAAATTATTACTATCACTGTGACATCTCATAATACTAAAACTATGCATTACAAGATTTCTGAATCCAGATCATCATCTGGACATCTGGACACACAATATTTGTAATGCTATAATTTTCAGCATCTTATGTGCATTTAAATGACATGCTGTAAGACAGAACTTCCATTACAGAGGAATATTATTATACGGGGAAGATAATTGCAATCGGAGAGTTTGCATTTAGGAGTGGCTATGACCACATTCAAGCCGTTTTACTCATGTGTAGCTTTCCAGGGACAGATGGGGTTCATGTGAACTGTTTCTGCATGGATGCTGGTGCGGATTTTCTTGAGATCTACTGAAGCTCATACAACAAATCCTGGACAGTCAGTACTAACTCCTCAAATGTGGGTCTCTCCTCTGCTTTCTGCAAATAAAGCAAAGAAAAGCCGTGATAATAGCTTGaagaaaatatttacaaatgcCACCATCACTGTACAGTACTTGGCTGTTTAACATCCACTGACTTACAACAATCTAAAATCCACTTACTTCATTCCAACAGCTTGTCATAATGCTGTAGATCCTTTCATTGGCCAACTGGGGGCGGTAGAGGCGAAGGCCCCCGGACACCTGATCCACGATTTCCGTGTTGTTGAGGCGTTCATAAGGAAGTTGTCCAAACGTGTACATCTCCCACATAAGAACCCCTGGGTATTTAGAGAGATAACTAGTGGGGCATAATAGATATGAACATTTTCTACTAAACAAAATTCACACAAGAAATACAGATGGCTGTTGAATTATGACACCGTTACAACAACCTGACTTTTGTCTTTACTCACCATATGCCCATATGTCAGATTTGCTGCTGAATCTGCAATACAGGAGTACTTCAGGAGGAGACCAGCGGACAGGAAACTTGGATCCTGCTGAGCTTGTGTACTCATCATCTAAGACATACCTAAGATATAGGTGGAAGATGTAACCAGATCCTTTTGTACACCATGATGTAAACACTAAAGCACAACTTGAAAGTAAAAAAGCAGCATCTGTAAAATAATAGCAGCAAAACAGTTCCCTGAAAAATATAGTGGATAAAAGTGTAAACTAACATAAAACTGAAAAACTCAAAATACCCACCTATCATTTTAGTATTGTATTTTACTGGGCTGAAATGTGCCTGAATGTGTTCTGTTATTAATATGAGAGCGTGTACCTTGATAATCCGAAGTCTGTCACTTTGACGGTGCCGTTGCTGTCTACCAAACAGTTCCTGGCAGCCTGAGGACCAAATAAGAATTGTGGCTTAAGTGTAATCATTAAGCACTTACTCTAAGTGTGTAATGTCTAGAAATGCACTgggaataataaataataataatttaaaacttaaaaacTTGTTTTTACATTCACACTCCTATTCTCTAGAAAATGTACTGTATAACATATAAACTCGTGAAACACCTTTAACAAACTTCGTCTCATGGCCACACTGAAAGACTtacactcacattcacacctacagtCGATTTACAGTAACCAATCAATCCACCAATAGTGCCTGTttctggtgttgggaggaagccagagaacccggacgGAACCGCCCAAACACAGGGATAACAAGTTAGTAACATCGATACGTGTCGCTCACCAGGTCTCTGTGAATGTACTGCTTGGACTCAAGGTAGGCCATGCCTTCAGACACGTCCTTACACATCTCGAGGAGCTGGACAGTAGTCAGGGCCTGCTTCAGGCCCTCCCTGAGGTACACCAGCAGGCAGCCGTTGGAGAGGTACTCGGTCACTATATAAATGGGTCTTTGTTTAGTGCACACGCCGTACAA of the Brachionichthys hirsutus isolate HB-005 chromosome 6, CSIRO-AGI_Bhir_v1, whole genome shotgun sequence genome contains:
- the timm8a gene encoding mitochondrial import inner membrane translocase subunit Tim8 A: MDGQGATDDPRLQQFIEMESQKHRFQQLVHQMTEVCWEKCMDKPGPKLDSRTETCFSNCVERFIDTSQFILNRLEQTQKSKGSFSENMLD
- the zgc:101583 gene encoding magnesium transporter NIPA2, giving the protein METNRLDFYIGLSLAVSSSAFIGTSFILKKKGLLRLASKGSTRAGQGGYAYLKEWLWWAGLISMGAGEAANFAAYAFAPATLVTPLGALSVLVSAVLSSYFLNERLNVHGKIGCLLCVLGSTVMVIHAPQEEEVASLSGMAEKLRDPGFIVFAVCIVGSSLALVFAVAPRFGQKNVLVYILICSVIGSLSVSCVKGLGIGIKELIAGTAVLKEPLFWLLVIALIMCVSIQISYLNKALDIFNTSLVTPIYYVFFTTSVMVCSAILFKEWLRMTTDGAVGTISGFLTIILGIFLLHAFKDVTFNRDSLPLYLRKGPHGLPGGSQPYVTLLSQDTQAEDKMKLPGDAGSKGCGVRTGELHKEEQ